ATAAACAGGCGTATACCATGCGTAAAACAAGGCGCGCGCGACGTCATTCCGCGCCGCCTGCGATGGATTTCCTTCAAGAAACGCTTTGATCCCCGCGCCGGAAACCCATTCCATCGTCAAAAGCCGCCCGGTTGAGAGCGTTTCGACAACTTTCGGGACCGTGACACGCTTCTGATCCGACAACATGTCGCCATAGAGCCGCATGTGGGAGGCTTCACGCTGGTAATCGAGCTCTTCCCGCAGCCGAGCTTCCAGCTCCTTGACAACCTGATCCTGCTTGATGGCGGGCAGGACGCGCTGTAGCACCCCGACCGCCAGCTTGAATTGCCGCAGATCAGACTCAACTGTGGCGCGCATATTGGGATATTGCAATTTGCAGGCAACATCCTGCCCGTCCATCGTCGTCGCGCGATGCACCTGGCCCAAACTGGCCGCCGCAGACGCTTCGTGACTGAAATGGCGGAATTGCCGCTCCCATTCCGGCCCCAGCTCCGACATCATGCGGCGGCGCACGAAACTCCATCCCATCGGGGGGGCATTGGCCTGAAGTTCGGCCAGTTGCTCCGCATAGGCGTCGGGCAGCGCGCCGGGGATGGTGGAGAGGATCTGCGCGCCCTTCATTAAAGGGCCTTTAAGCCCCCCCAATGCCAGGCGCAGCTCATTCGCATGTGCGGACGTGTCGGGTGAGAAGCCGAGTTTACTGCCGATCAGCCTTGTCGCGATCCCCCCTACCGTGCCTGACGTGCGGGCGAGGCGCTTGAACTCACCGAATAACCCGGTCTCATCGAGAGGATCTTTCTTCGTCATGCTGCAGGTTGTCTTTCCTCAAGGGCCTCATCCTCCAACGCATCAATCAGGCCGGAGATGACATCGAGACCTTTTTGCCAGAATGTCGGATCCGTCAGATCGATCCCGAAAGGTGCCAGCAATTCCTTATGAGACTGCGTGCCGCCCGCCTCAAGCAAAGCGCGATATTTGCGGGTGAAGTCCGGATGTCCCTGCTGGTAAAGCTGATAGAGCGCATTCACGAGGCAATCCCCGAAAGCATAGGCATAAACGTAAAATGGCGCATGGATAAAATGCGGCACGTAACTCCAATAGATGCTGTAACTTTCATCCAGCGTAATGGCCGGGCCGAGACTGTCGCGCTGGGTTTTCAGCCAGATTTCACCAAGTTGCGCTGCGGAAAGCTCACCATCCTGACGCGCCGCGTGCACCTCCCTTTCAAACTTGTAAAATGCGACCTGGCGCACGACAGTATTGAGCATATCCTCAATTTTTGCCGCGATCATATGGCGACGCCTGACTTTGTCTTTTTCATTGGCGACAAGGCGGCGGAAGACCAGCATCTCACCAAATACGGACGCGGTTTCAGCGAGCGTAAGCGGCGTGGCTGATTGCAGATAACCCTGCCGCCCTGCGAGGATCTGGTGCAGACCGTGGCCGAGCTCATGCGCAAGCGTCATCACATCACGCACTTTGCCGTGATAATTCAGCAGAAGATAGGGATGCACGGCAGGGGTGACGGGATGGGCAAAGGCGCCGGCGCTTTTGCCGGGATAAGGCGCGGCATCAATCCAGTCTTTGTCAAGGAAATCACGGGCCATTTCGCCCAATATCGGGTCAAAATCCTGATAGGCATCCGTTACAATTTGACGGGCGTCCTTCCAGGAAATCTGGGCTGTTTCATCCTGCGTTAAAGGTGCATTTCGGTCCCAATGAGACAGGCTGTCCAGACCCAGCCATCTTGCCTTCAGACGATAATAACGGTGTGAGAGATTTTCATAATTGCGCGTGACCGTCTCAACGAGCGTATCCACAATTTCCGGGGCAATGAAATTTGCAAGGTGACGACTACTATCGGGCCGCGCGTAACCGCGAAGTTGATCCTCAATCGCCTTGTCTTTGCTAAGGACATTGGTCACCATCGTCAGCACATGTTGATGCCGGGACAAGGTGGTGTGCACCGCATCCGCAGCGTCCTTGCGTCGGGCGCGATCAGGGTCGCTCAGGCGATTCAGCGCGTCGCCGAGAGGCTTCACGGCCCCATCAAGTGAGACGGTCATCGCGGCCTGCGTTTCATCAAAAAGCCGTACCCAGGCCGCGCGCCCCGTCACGTCTTTTTCAAGCAGGACTTTTTCCACGTCATCGGCGAGCTGATAAGGCCGCGTCAGACGCACGGCGCGGAGGAAAGGCGCCCAATGATTGAGAGACGTGTCCGCAAGACAGGCTTCCAGCCTGTCATCCGCCATACGGTTGATCTCCAGCGTGAAAAACATGATGTCAGAGGCGATCTTATTCAGCCGCTCCTGAATCATCTGGCTGA
This genomic stretch from Candidatus Kirkpatrickella diaphorinae harbors:
- a CDS encoding ABC1 kinase family protein, translated to MTKKDPLDETGLFGEFKRLARTSGTVGGIATRLIGSKLGFSPDTSAHANELRLALGGLKGPLMKGAQILSTIPGALPDAYAEQLAELQANAPPMGWSFVRRRMMSELGPEWERQFRHFSHEASAAASLGQVHRATTMDGQDVACKLQYPNMRATVESDLRQFKLAVGVLQRVLPAIKQDQVVKELEARLREELDYQREASHMRLYGDMLSDQKRVTVPKVVETLSTGRLLTMEWVSGAGIKAFLEGNPSQAARNDVARALFYAWYTPVYRYGIIHGDPHMGNFTVRPDHGLNLLDFGAIRIFPPHFVKAIIDLFSALQADDEDMALAAYENWGFTGLSRDTARVLNEWARFVYGPLMDDRERLIQEDDDPNFGRDIAERVYEGLKRTGGVRPSREFVLVDRSAIGLGSVFVRLKAKLNWHRLFQELIAHFDVDALASRQKEALARAEVPPPLSDL
- a CDS encoding M3 family oligoendopeptidase; protein product: MTTPTDRESTLPRWDLSDLYAGLDDPAIARDIESCAAEARAFATQYKGQVAQLSGEALADAIAAYQTCDERMGRLHAYAQLRFATEATQDEVGRFSQMIQERLNKIASDIMFFTLEINRMADDRLEACLADTSLNHWAPFLRAVRLTRPYQLADDVEKVLLEKDVTGRAAWVRLFDETQAAMTVSLDGAVKPLGDALNRLSDPDRARRKDAADAVHTTLSRHQHVLTMVTNVLSKDKAIEDQLRGYARPDSSRHLANFIAPEIVDTLVETVTRNYENLSHRYYRLKARWLGLDSLSHWDRNAPLTQDETAQISWKDARQIVTDAYQDFDPILGEMARDFLDKDWIDAAPYPGKSAGAFAHPVTPAVHPYLLLNYHGKVRDVMTLAHELGHGLHQILAGRQGYLQSATPLTLAETASVFGEMLVFRRLVANEKDKVRRRHMIAAKIEDMLNTVVRQVAFYKFEREVHAARQDGELSAAQLGEIWLKTQRDSLGPAITLDESYSIYWSYVPHFIHAPFYVYAYAFGDCLVNALYQLYQQGHPDFTRKYRALLEAGGTQSHKELLAPFGIDLTDPTFWQKGLDVISGLIDALEDEALEERQPAA